In Penicillium psychrofluorescens genome assembly, chromosome: 5, a single window of DNA contains:
- a CDS encoding uncharacterized protein (ID:PFLUO_008103-T1.cds;~source:funannotate), giving the protein MDLQGTKEARKQEDGEGPLDAYGAGSGRSKERSNSHSHHDTPSNLQPLRRRQQPTFLHPPRASRHASVAAPRAPHEPSKPSPEAMAVPQALGLSSRNVRLLGRAKRQPPVTKKTLSELDLPCIMSNINLRMDANFDRDLHFKPDLEGEKGKRKRKEAADYWDAMAAEIAIYSFCAANTDTVPEEGTEGTRKTFEPRLPTMFETLQEVIKTLVPTDDHASVTQNLEVPLLMQQIRKGVLDMVALATWLAALFKTHCAPMRDEWADRMVEQITEGSQSQDPHKIVDGLQTLFAILEAMKLDVANHQIRAFRVLLIEDTVPFLQEYFQGKTSHGTFQVESARLWYLAAREAAQQEDDQRSSPIEAETGKDFRPLEALFRGISGHLLQFHAPEDFPETFLFDSDRLWQLRSTAQNLVNLDVAWYIFESYVHTQKRYLSAPAETYSTFRSRIWSLLEDGSGGARTASADDDPDLRGGACWLRNMRCVALEIARFAGAACCLDEVVADEVIGPIEEALEWHLSNESELFRYFQNAMRDKILASTLASARRYLPLSPLAICDSQRATPPPPAPLPASTTSSSSSTSGSSSSSSSSTSTSISPQQYDIDRVGMRLAHIGILHWRVWAPLLYLRDEIAEQDAPSSS; this is encoded by the exons ATGGATCTCCAGGGCACCAAAGAGGCCCGCAAACAGGAGGACGGTGAAGGGCCTTTGGACGCCTACGGAGCTGGCAGCGGCCGTTCAAAAGAGAGATCCAACTCCCACAGCCATCATGACACTCCGTCCAACTTGCAACCGCTGCGCCGTCGCCAACAGCCGACCTTCTTACATCCCCCCAGAGCGTCCCGCCATGCATCCGTCGCTGCGCCACGAGCTCCCCATGAGCCCTCCAAGCCCTCGCCAGAAGCCATGGCCGTCCCACAAGCGTTGGGGCTATCCTCGCGCAACGTGCGGCTACTGGGTAGGGCGAAACGACAGCCGCCggtgacgaagaagacgctgAGCGAGCTCGATCTGCCGTGCATCATGAGCAACATCAATCTGCGCATGGACGCCAACTTCGACCGCGACCTGCACTTCAAGCCGGATTTAGAGGGGGAGAAGGGCAAACGCAAGCGGAAAGAGGCCGCCGACTACTGGGATGCCATGGCAGCGGAGATCGCCATCTATTCCTTCTGCGCTGCCAACACCGACACTGTCCCCGAAGAGGGAACCGAAGGCACGCGCAAGACATTCGAGCCTCGGCTGCCAACCATGTTCGAGACTTTACAGGAGGTTATCAAGACCTTGGTCCCGACAGACGACCATGCCAGCGTCACGCAAAACCTCGAAGTGCCGCTTCTCATGCAGCAGATCCGGAAGGGAGTCCTGGACATGGTAGCGCTGGCAACATGGCTGGCCGCTCTCTTCAAGACACACTGCGCACCGATGCGCGACGAATGGGCGGACCGCATGGTTGAGCAGATCACCGAAGGATCGCAATCCCAAGATCCACATAAAATCGTCGACGGCTTGCAGACGCTATTCGCCATTTTAGAGGCAATGAAGCTG GACGTGGCCAACCACCAGATCCGCGCATTTCGGGTCCTTCTCATCGAAGATACAGTGCCCTTTCTGCAAGAGTATTTCCAGGGCAAAACCAGCCACGGCACGTTCCAGGTCGAATCCGCACGGCTCTGGTACCTCGCCGCACGGGAAGCAGCCCAGCAAGAGGATGACCAAAGGAGTTCTCCCATCGAGGCTGAGACAGGAAAAGACTTCAGACCGCTGGAAGCGCTCTTCCGCGGGATAAGCGGCCATCTGCTGCAATTCCACGCGCCGGAAGACTTCCCAGAGACATTCCTCTTCGATTCCGACCGGCTGTGGCAGCTACGCTCGACGGCGCAGAACCTGGTCAACCTCGACGTGGCCTGGTACATCTTCGAGTCGTACGTGCACACGCAGAAGCGGTATCTCTCCGCACCCGCCGAGACATACTCCACCTTCCGCTCGCGGATCTGGTCACTGCTGGAAGACGGGTCGGGCGGCGCACGCACCGCCAGCGCAGACGACGACCCAGATCTCCGCGGCGGGGCGTGCTGGCTGCGGAATATGCGCTGTGTCGCGCTGGAGATCGCCCGGTTCGCGGGCGCCGCGTGCTGTCTCGACGAAGtcgtcgccgacgaggtCATCGGTCCTATCGAGGAGGCCCTGGAGTGGCACCTGTCCAATGAGTCGGAGCTGTTCCGCTATTTCCAGAACGCCATGCGCGATAAGATCCTGGCTTCGACGCTGGCCTCGGCGCGCAGATACCTGCCTCTATCGCCCTTGGCTATTTGCGACTCTCAGCGAGCAACTCCCCCACCCCCAGCACCACTACCAGCCTCGAcgacttcctcttcctcttcgacgTCGggatcctcctcctcctcttcgtcgtcaacatcgacatcaaTATCCCCGCAGCAATACGATATCGACCGCGTCGGCATGCGCCTCGCGCACATCG
- a CDS encoding uncharacterized protein (ID:PFLUO_008105-T1.cds;~source:funannotate) — protein sequence MNEPDNAPQIKDGIRQAYDDIAPTYLTWTQSSHGVRLSYVEAMLKHHGPPDKGATGMNILELGCGAGVPVTEVLAARENTSVTANDISAAQIQLAKKRLPESVRLIEGDMMELKFDKEHFDAVLAMYSVIHLPRDEQTTMLRRIYGWLKPGGHFLANFAATEFESSSAQSWLGGTKGAMYWSGWGKDKTRAIIGEIGFEVVIDEVVTDVEEQDGVSHDVPFHWILAKKPV from the coding sequence ATGAACGAGCCAGACAACGCCCCCCAAATCAAAGACGGCATCAGACAGGCCTACGACGATATCGCGCCGACATATCTAACCTGGACGCAATCAAGCCACGGTGTACGGCTTTCTTATGTCGAAGCCATGCTGAAACACCACGGCCCTCCTGACAAGGGGGCAACCGGAATGAATATCCTCGAGCTAGGCTGCGGCGCCGGCGTGCCAGTGACCGAAGTTCTAGCCGCCCGAGAAAACACCAGTGTAACCGCGAACGACATCTCCGCGGCACAGATTCAATTGGCGAAGAAGCGACTTCCGGAGTCAGTGAGGCTCATAGAAGGCGACATGATGGAATTGAAATTCGACAAAGAGCACTTCGATGCGGTGTTGGCTATGTATTCCGTTATCCATCTTCCGCGTGATGAGCAGACTACCATGCTGCGCCGCATTTACGGATGGTTGAAACCTGGCGGACATTTCCTGGCCAACTTCGCTGCGACCGAGTTTGAGAGCTCTTCTGCTCAGTCGTGGTTGGGTGGTACGAAGGGCGCGATGTATTGGAGTGGATGGGGGAAAGACAAAACGAGAGCCATAATCGGGGAAATTGGGTTTGAGGTGGTGATTGATGAGGTGGTGACTGATGTCGAAGAACAGGATGGGGTTTCTCATGACGTCCCGTTTCATTGGATCTTGGCTAAGAAGCCTGTCTGA
- a CDS encoding uncharacterized protein (ID:PFLUO_008104-T1.cds;~source:funannotate) yields MAFYQLVPAMDLAVMLWAGRLPVPGTKGGNALFFWLFQTEDPAYDDNLIRLANGNGPISFVGNSTQLKQNPYSWTRFGHVLYVDQPVGTGFSTASNPYPVRDNERTTADFARWLHSFFAHFPHLQSKQIHLIGESYAGIYIPYFATALLEGEHAFPLRLRSMSLGDGSWGNAAAMSSVAMGAYMRSQNGLLQIPEDVMKIFTEADQTCGFDDVLAEAAVYPPKSKIHIPGHPENLNYRRQQQQRRYDPTPALDGECDIQPSTAAEVYTSIFNSTCYGPCATFSTAVDYLLARGTDKQACFDVYDIHHDCNTIDPLHLLEAYFSRADVQAALHVKHSGTYSPCNPTILSTLLEAPSPIPPEYHLLPNLVTKHNISLHLYSGEWDMLINHLGAELSIQNMTWRGAQGFSQNPSRLFYGDDAAPSSSFSATTRSPKATLSKTVSTETLGGVAGTWAAERGVSYHLFRGAGHSVFANKPREMFAYVRDVVIRGKAD; encoded by the exons ATGGCCTTCTATCAG CTCGTTCCGGCCATGGACCTCGCCGTGATGCT CTGGGCTGGTCGATTGCCAGTCCCGGGCACGAAGGGAGGAAATGCGCTCTTTTTCTGGCTCTTCCAGACAGAAGACCCGGCCTACGACGACAATCTGATCA GACTAGCCAACGGGAATGGGCcgatctccttcgtcggCAACTCAACCCAGCTGAAGCAAAACCCTTACTCATGGACACGGTTCGGCCATGTCCTGTACGTGGACCAGCCCGTGGGAACAGGCTTTTCGACTGCTAGCAACCCTTATCCGGTGCGCGACAACGAGCGCACGACGGCCGATTTTGCGCGGTGGCTGCATTCGTTCTTCGCGCATTTCCCGCACCTCCAATCAAAGCAAATTCACCTCATCGGCGAGTCTTATGCGGGCATCTACATACCTTACTTCGCAACCGCGCTTCTAGAAGGAGAACATGCATTCCCGCTTCGTCTGCGCTCAATGTCACTCGGCGATGGGTCCTGGGGCAATGCGGCAGCCATGTCGTCGGTAGCAATGGGTGCATACATGCGTTCACAGAACGGTCTCCTCCAGATTCCGGAGGATGTTATGAAGATCTTTACAGAGGCAGATCAAACCTGCGGGTTTGATGACGTGCTAGCAGAAGCAGCCGTCTATCCTCCCAAGAGCAAGATTCATATCCCCGGACACCCGGAGAACTTGAATTACCGCCgtcaacaacagcagcggAGGTATGACCCGACGCCGGCCTTAGACGGCGAGTGCGACATCCAGCCCTCCACCGCAGCAGAGGTTTACACCTCTATCTTCAACTCGACGTGCTACGGCCCATgcgccaccttctccacAGCAGTGGACTACCTCCTAGCCAGAGGCACAGACAAACAAGCCTGTTTCGACGTCTACGACATCCACCACGACTGCAACACCATCGACCCACTGCACCTCCTGGAAGCATACTTCAGCCGCGCGGATGTACAAGCCGCCCTCCACGTTAAGCACAGCGGCACATACAGCCCCTGTAACCCAACCATCCTGAGCACCCTCCTCGAAGCGCCGTCACCAATTCCACCAGAGTACCATCTCCTCCCAAACCTGGTAACGAAGCACAATATCTCTCTGCATCTTTATTCTGGGGAATGGGATATGCTGATCAACCACCTCGGCGCGGAACTTTCCATCCAGAACATGACATGGCGTGGTGCGCAGGGTTTCTCGCAGAATCCATCTCGATTGTTTTATGGAGATGATGCTGCGCCGTCGTCATCCTTTTCTGCCACAACGAGGTCACCGAAAGCGACACTCTCCAAAACTGTTAGCACCGAGACCTTAGGTGGCGTGGCGGGAACGTGGGCTGCTGAGCGCGGAGTGTCGTATCATCTCTTTCGGGGGGCAGGGCATAGTGTCTTTGCTAATAAGCCGCGAGAGATGTTTGCTTATGTGCGAGATGTGGTGATTCGAGGGAAGGCGGACTGA